In the Acidobacteriota bacterium genome, one interval contains:
- the murF gene encoding UDP-N-acetylmuramoyl-tripeptide--D-alanyl-D-alanine ligase, whose translation MMQGQVISGDPQTRCRGVEIDSRRLRGGELFFALPGERVDGHRFVDAALDAGAAGAVVEARWARARSFSAGQVLVQVEDGLSALHALTAGIRRQMGGQVVGITGSAGKTTTKELLASMLGRRFRVARSPGNFNNLLGFPIALAAIPEDTQWMVAEMGMSQPGELGRLSRLARPDVAVYTNVRPAHLEFFGSLDAIGNAKGELLEGLPADGLVVINGDDPQVRRITAEHRGPKVIYGSSDDAQVRAENVRPDPRGGSRFELTLGEDRTPVRLRLHGPYNVENCLAAAACAWSLGVPAPEIAAAVEAVAPVAGRGTVHHRVGDVTIIDDAYNANPDAVTRALDGARNLPGRRHWAVLGDMLELGPDAPEFHCQIGEAAAKRAFATVFAVGKLARDVVQGFGNAGESRAFATAEAAAGPAVAELRDGDVVLVKGSRGVGLDAVVDALLEARPSADDETPEENGATEGEVN comes from the coding sequence ATGATGCAAGGCCAGGTGATATCCGGCGATCCCCAGACCCGCTGTCGCGGCGTGGAGATCGACTCCCGCCGTTTGCGCGGCGGCGAGCTCTTCTTCGCCCTCCCCGGCGAACGGGTGGACGGCCACCGCTTCGTCGACGCCGCCCTCGACGCCGGTGCCGCCGGCGCGGTGGTGGAAGCCCGCTGGGCCCGCGCCCGCTCTTTCTCCGCCGGCCAGGTCTTGGTGCAGGTGGAAGACGGCCTGTCCGCCCTCCACGCCCTGACCGCCGGGATTCGCCGCCAGATGGGTGGCCAAGTCGTGGGAATCACCGGCTCCGCCGGCAAGACCACCACCAAAGAGCTCCTGGCGTCGATGCTCGGGCGCCGCTTCCGGGTCGCCCGTAGCCCGGGAAATTTCAACAATCTCCTGGGCTTCCCCATCGCCCTGGCGGCGATCCCCGAGGACACGCAGTGGATGGTGGCGGAGATGGGCATGTCCCAGCCGGGAGAGCTGGGCCGCCTGTCGCGGCTGGCGCGGCCGGACGTGGCGGTCTACACCAACGTGCGGCCGGCCCACCTGGAGTTCTTCGGCTCCCTGGACGCCATCGGCAACGCCAAGGGTGAGCTTCTCGAAGGCTTGCCGGCGGACGGCCTGGTGGTGATCAACGGCGACGACCCCCAGGTGCGCCGCATCACCGCCGAGCACCGCGGGCCGAAAGTGATCTACGGCTCCTCCGACGACGCCCAAGTGCGCGCAGAGAACGTGCGTCCGGACCCACGAGGAGGCAGCCGATTCGAGCTGACCCTCGGCGAAGACCGCACGCCGGTGCGCCTGCGCCTTCATGGCCCCTACAACGTCGAGAACTGCCTAGCCGCCGCCGCTTGCGCCTGGAGCCTGGGCGTGCCGGCGCCGGAAATCGCCGCCGCCGTCGAGGCGGTGGCGCCGGTGGCGGGCCGAGGCACGGTGCATCACCGGGTGGGGGACGTCACCATCATCGACGACGCCTACAACGCCAACCCCGACGCCGTCACCCGCGCCCTGGACGGCGCCCGCAACCTGCCGGGCCGGCGCCATTGGGCCGTGCTGGGGGACATGTTGGAGCTGGGTCCCGACGCCCCAGAGTTTCACTGTCAGATCGGCGAAGCTGCCGCCAAGCGTGCCTTCGCAACCGTCTTCGCCGTTGGCAAGCTGGCCCGCGACGTGGTGCAGGGTTTCGGCAACGCCGGAGAGAGTCGGGCCTTCGCCACCGCCGAGGCCGCCGCCGGCCCCGCCGTCGCCGAGCTGCGGGACGGCGACGTGGTGCTGGTCAAGGGCTCCCGTGGCGTGGGGCTGGACGCGGTGGTCGACGCTCTGCTCGAAGCTCGTCCCAGCGCCGACGACGAGACTCCGGAAGAAAACGGGGCTACGGAAGGAGAGGTGAACTGA
- the ftsW gene encoding putative lipid II flippase FtsW, which translates to MAKKLAFDKILFTAIVSLVGFGLLMVYSASAAVARDSAGVINPFLVKQTLAAAVGLVAMGITMHMDYQQLRRPVVIYGLLIGLMVLLCLVLFSAPVNNARRWFHLGGVSLQPSELAKLAVIPFLAYQIDRKWERINHPHFLIPCAAVLGMVAGLILLQPDLGTAVLLVGTAAVTVFLAGLAWRYVVGMVLAGIPLVYLLVIIAPYRAQRLTTFLDPDKDPLGSGFQVLQSLIAVGSGGITGLGLGQSLQKLYFLPHPHSDFVFAIICEELGMIGAVLVLVAFGVLLWRGGVAGLEAPDRFGTFLAWGVTALIGLQAFFHISVSLALLPTKGIPLPFISYGGSSLVSTMAACGVLLNVSQHG; encoded by the coding sequence ATGGCTAAGAAGCTCGCCTTCGACAAGATCCTCTTCACCGCCATTGTCAGCCTGGTGGGCTTCGGCCTGCTGATGGTCTACTCCGCTAGCGCCGCCGTCGCCCGGGACTCCGCCGGGGTGATCAATCCCTTCCTGGTCAAGCAGACCTTGGCCGCCGCCGTCGGCCTGGTAGCCATGGGCATCACCATGCACATGGACTACCAGCAGCTGCGGCGGCCGGTGGTGATCTACGGCTTGTTGATCGGGCTGATGGTGCTTCTATGCCTGGTGCTCTTCTCGGCGCCGGTAAACAACGCCCGCCGCTGGTTCCACCTCGGCGGCGTCTCGCTCCAGCCCTCGGAGCTCGCCAAGCTGGCGGTGATCCCCTTCCTCGCCTACCAGATCGACCGCAAGTGGGAGCGCATCAACCACCCCCACTTCCTGATCCCCTGCGCCGCGGTGCTGGGCATGGTGGCGGGGCTGATCCTGCTGCAGCCGGACCTGGGCACGGCAGTGCTGCTCGTGGGCACCGCCGCGGTGACGGTCTTCCTCGCCGGCCTCGCCTGGCGCTACGTGGTGGGCATGGTGCTGGCGGGGATCCCCCTGGTCTATCTGCTGGTGATCATCGCCCCCTACCGCGCCCAACGCCTGACCACCTTCCTGGATCCCGACAAGGATCCTCTGGGCAGCGGCTTCCAGGTGCTGCAAAGTCTCATCGCCGTGGGCTCCGGCGGGATCACCGGCCTGGGTCTGGGGCAGAGTCTGCAAAAGCTCTACTTCCTGCCCCACCCCCACTCCGACTTCGTCTTCGCCATCATCTGCGAGGAGCTGGGGATGATCGGCGCCGTGCTGGTGCTGGTGGCCTTCGGCGTCCTGCTGTGGCGCGGCGGCGTCGCCGGCCTCGAGGCGCCGGATCGCTTTGGCACCTTCCTGGCCTGGGGCGTCACCGCCCTCATCGGCCTCCAGGCCTTCTTCCACATCAGCGTTTCGTTGGCGCTCCTGCCCACCAAGGGCATCCCGTTGCCGTTCATCTCCTACGGCGGATCCTCCCTGGTCAGCACCATGGCTGCCTGCGGGGTTCTGCTCAACGTTTCCCAACATGGATGA
- a CDS encoding cell division protein FtsL yields MRNAYARGQRVENSYLVRERDRRRRRELVLILVAALPLGLCLLVYVWSHLQVLDAGYRIDELEHALHELNQRERRLRLEAAHLSSPRRIEERAVRDLGMEPPERRQMVFLEELP; encoded by the coding sequence TTGAGGAACGCCTATGCGCGCGGGCAGCGGGTAGAAAACTCCTACCTGGTGCGCGAGCGCGACCGTCGGCGCCGGCGCGAGCTGGTGTTGATTTTGGTGGCGGCATTGCCCTTGGGGCTGTGTCTGCTGGTCTACGTCTGGAGTCACCTCCAGGTCCTGGACGCCGGGTACCGCATCGACGAGCTGGAGCACGCGCTTCATGAGTTGAATCAGCGGGAACGCCGGCTCCGCCTGGAAGCGGCTCATCTGTCCAGCCCGCGGCGCATTGAGGAGCGCGCAGTGCGGGATCTGGGCATGGAGCCGCCGGAACGGCGGCAAATGGTCTTTTTGGAGGAATTGCCGTGA
- a CDS encoding division/cell wall cluster transcriptional repressor MraZ: MFRGSAPAKVDGKGRLKIPTDFRRLLEDRYGPDLFVTSILGDSALIYPLPVWEEIENRLASMPSTEPTKRRFLQRVSFFGQQVGMDAQGRILIPQILREKAEMSGDVVVSAQLDHLVVWNREHIEQTLAEEPFTEDDLRVLTEHGI, encoded by the coding sequence ATGTTCCGTGGAAGTGCTCCAGCAAAAGTCGACGGCAAGGGCCGTCTCAAGATCCCGACGGACTTCCGCCGGTTGCTGGAGGATCGCTATGGCCCGGACCTCTTCGTCACCTCCATCCTCGGTGATAGCGCGCTGATCTACCCCCTCCCGGTCTGGGAGGAGATCGAGAATCGGCTCGCGTCCATGCCATCCACCGAGCCGACCAAGCGTCGCTTCCTACAGCGGGTCAGCTTCTTCGGACAACAAGTCGGTATGGATGCCCAGGGGCGCATCCTGATTCCTCAGATCCTGCGCGAAAAAGCAGAGATGAGCGGTGACGTCGTGGTGAGCGCTCAGCTGGACCACCTGGTGGTCTGGAACCGGGAGCACATCGAGCAAACGTTGGCAGAGGAGCCGTTTACGGAAGACGACCTCCGCGTCCTGACCGAGCACGGCATCTAG
- a CDS encoding penicillin-binding protein 2, with amino-acid sequence MKSRLIILALLAVLWAGGIAARLHHLQVLEHEDYAQRAERQQQRVVEIHPPRGTIYDARGRELAVSLEVASAFAVPRAIEDPQATAAALAPVLEMEPSELLPSLEGTGEFAWLRRKLDPPMEAAVRALDLPGVHFVREYKRYYPLGETAASVLGFVGVDDQGLAGLEYQYNSEISGKRGERTVLRDARLGALSTPSLPPSNAEPGQDLRLTLDASIQFIAEQELAKAVKHHQARSGSAILLDPTTGAVLAMANYPGFNANHADSVDRSSGAHRNRVIQDVYEPGSTFKMVTAAAALEARVVRPDEVFDCQMGSITLHGIRIGDHKPFGDLTFRQVLAKSSNVGVIKTALRLPREDFYAAIQAFGFGRLTGIDLPGESPGILRPLEQWQALDPAYISFGQGIAVTPLQLARSFAAVANGGFLLQPHVVDAVGEEGDWWRLHATPPVVGKPLTPATARLLTELLEGVVQTGATGHRGAIAGYRVAGKTGTAETAADGGGYSSSRFVPSFVGFAPVERPRLVGLVVIDSPRSGSIGGGLVAAPVFSDIAGRALLYLGVTPDGPEEGPWGEQHVAQLTAGDPRES; translated from the coding sequence GTGAAGTCCCGCCTCATCATCCTCGCGCTGCTTGCCGTGCTCTGGGCCGGCGGAATCGCCGCGCGACTCCACCACCTGCAGGTGTTGGAGCATGAGGACTACGCTCAGCGGGCGGAACGGCAACAACAGCGGGTGGTGGAGATCCACCCGCCCCGGGGCACCATCTACGATGCCCGAGGCCGCGAGCTGGCGGTCAGCCTGGAGGTAGCCTCCGCCTTCGCCGTACCCCGCGCCATCGAGGATCCCCAGGCCACCGCCGCCGCCCTGGCGCCGGTGCTGGAGATGGAACCCAGCGAGCTGCTGCCGAGCCTCGAAGGCACCGGCGAGTTCGCCTGGCTGCGGCGCAAGCTCGATCCGCCCATGGAAGCCGCGGTGCGCGCTCTCGACCTCCCCGGGGTGCACTTCGTCCGCGAGTACAAGCGCTACTACCCCCTGGGGGAGACGGCAGCCTCGGTGCTCGGCTTCGTCGGCGTCGACGACCAAGGGCTGGCGGGACTGGAGTATCAATACAACAGCGAGATCTCCGGCAAGCGAGGGGAGCGCACGGTGCTGCGGGATGCCCGGCTGGGAGCTCTCAGCACCCCGTCCCTGCCCCCCAGCAACGCCGAGCCGGGGCAGGATCTGCGCCTCACCCTCGACGCCTCCATCCAATTCATCGCCGAGCAGGAGCTGGCGAAGGCGGTGAAGCATCACCAGGCCCGTAGCGGCAGCGCCATCCTCCTCGATCCCACCACCGGCGCCGTCCTCGCCATGGCCAACTACCCGGGCTTCAACGCCAACCACGCCGACAGCGTCGACCGCAGCTCCGGCGCCCACCGCAACCGGGTGATCCAGGACGTCTACGAACCCGGGTCGACCTTCAAGATGGTCACCGCCGCCGCCGCCCTGGAGGCGCGGGTGGTGCGCCCGGACGAGGTCTTCGATTGCCAGATGGGGAGCATCACCCTCCACGGTATCCGCATCGGGGACCACAAGCCCTTCGGCGACCTCACCTTCCGCCAGGTACTCGCCAAGTCGAGCAACGTCGGAGTGATCAAGACCGCTCTGCGGCTGCCCCGGGAAGACTTCTACGCCGCCATCCAGGCCTTCGGCTTCGGACGCCTCACCGGCATCGACCTACCCGGCGAGAGCCCGGGCATCCTCCGCCCCCTGGAGCAATGGCAGGCCCTTGACCCGGCCTACATCTCCTTCGGCCAGGGCATCGCCGTGACCCCGCTGCAGCTCGCCCGCTCCTTTGCCGCGGTGGCCAACGGCGGCTTCCTGCTGCAGCCCCATGTGGTGGACGCCGTGGGCGAAGAGGGGGATTGGTGGCGACTCCACGCGACACCGCCGGTAGTGGGCAAACCGCTGACCCCCGCCACCGCCCGGCTGCTCACCGAGCTGCTGGAAGGGGTGGTGCAGACCGGTGCCACCGGCCACCGCGGAGCCATCGCCGGCTACCGGGTGGCGGGCAAGACCGGCACCGCCGAAACCGCCGCCGACGGGGGCGGCTACTCCAGCTCCCGCTTCGTACCCAGCTTCGTCGGCTTCGCCCCGGTGGAGCGACCGCGGCTGGTGGGGCTGGTGGTCATCGACTCGCCGCGCTCCGGCAGCATCGGCGGCGGCCTGGTGGCCGCGCCGGTGTTCTCCGACATCGCCGGCCGCGCCCTGCTCTATCTCGGGGTGACACCGGACGGCCCAGAGGAGGGCCCTTGGGGTGAGCAGCACGTGGCGCAGCTCACCGCCGGGGACCCGCGGGAGTCGTAA
- the rsmH gene encoding 16S rRNA (cytosine(1402)-N(4))-methyltransferase RsmH: MTSNSPGGAASHTPVLLEETLSLLGPALAREGSLLVDCTVGLGGHAEAFLERFPGLRIAAVDRDPEALARSAERLAPWADRVTWVEGNFHRFRELLAGHGLQQPQGVLADLGVSSMQLDLPERGFSFRFDGPLDMRMGADGETAADIVNSYSEADLERIFREYGEERQARRVAREIVAERASSPILTTTDLRSVVAKAKGGYSGREGRVDVATRTFQALRIEVNQELAGLDRFLEEAMESLEEEGRLVIISYHSLEDRIVKHTLRHLARGEVDPITGRPLSERRLIEILTRKPVRPGGAELAANPRSRSARLRAAKRL; the protein is encoded by the coding sequence TTGACGTCGAATTCGCCAGGGGGCGCCGCAAGCCACACTCCGGTGCTGCTGGAGGAAACCCTCTCCCTTCTCGGGCCCGCCCTTGCCCGGGAAGGGAGTCTGTTGGTGGATTGCACGGTGGGCCTCGGAGGTCACGCAGAAGCGTTTTTGGAGCGCTTTCCCGGCCTGCGGATTGCGGCCGTGGATCGGGACCCGGAGGCCCTGGCGCGGAGCGCCGAGCGCCTCGCGCCATGGGCCGACCGGGTGACTTGGGTGGAAGGCAATTTCCACCGCTTTCGGGAGCTGCTGGCGGGTCACGGCCTCCAGCAGCCCCAAGGCGTGTTGGCGGACCTGGGGGTCTCGTCGATGCAGCTGGACCTGCCGGAGCGCGGTTTCAGCTTTCGCTTCGACGGCCCCTTGGACATGCGCATGGGCGCCGACGGCGAAACCGCGGCGGACATCGTCAACAGTTATTCGGAGGCTGACTTGGAACGAATCTTCAGAGAGTACGGCGAAGAACGGCAGGCCCGGCGCGTCGCTCGAGAGATCGTCGCCGAGCGCGCCTCCAGCCCCATCCTCACCACCACCGATCTGCGGTCGGTGGTGGCCAAGGCCAAAGGTGGCTACAGCGGAAGGGAAGGGCGAGTGGATGTCGCCACCCGCACCTTCCAGGCGCTGCGCATCGAGGTCAACCAGGAGCTGGCGGGCCTCGATCGCTTCCTCGAAGAGGCGATGGAGTCGCTGGAGGAAGAGGGGCGGCTGGTGATCATCTCCTACCACAGCCTGGAGGACCGCATCGTCAAGCACACGCTGCGCCACCTGGCCAGAGGGGAGGTGGATCCGATCACTGGCCGGCCGCTGTCGGAGCGGCGGCTGATCGAGATTCTGACCCGCAAGCCCGTGCGCCCCGGCGGGGCCGAGCTGGCGGCCAACCCGCGGTCCCGCTCGGCGCGGCTGCGGGCGGCGAAACGACTTTGA
- the mraY gene encoding phospho-N-acetylmuramoyl-pentapeptide-transferase has translation MLYHLLFPLSEEFALLNVFRYITFRAAGAIITALLLSVIFGPWFVRTLRRLSIGQNIRDVGPDSHQVKAGTPTMGGLLILFALMTSTLLWANLENFYVWLVLLTTAAFGAIGFADDWLKVRNRRNLGLTARTKFLLQALAAGAAGVCLLMWAPDDPLRATLTFPFFKNIMLYLGAFYVPFMMLVLVGCSNAVNLTDGLDGLATGATLIAASTYAILTYVAGHRLVAEYLQVAYVAGLGEVAIFCAALSGASLGFLWFNAHPAEVFMGDVGSLSIGAAIGSVAVLAKQELLLVVVGGLFVMEALSVILQVTSFKLTGRRIFRMAPLHHHFELAGWAEPKIIVRFWILALIFGLMGLATLKLR, from the coding sequence ATGCTCTACCACCTCCTCTTCCCCCTGAGCGAAGAATTCGCCCTGCTCAACGTCTTCCGGTACATCACCTTCCGGGCGGCAGGGGCGATCATCACCGCACTGCTGCTGTCGGTGATCTTCGGACCGTGGTTCGTGCGCACCCTGCGGCGGCTGTCCATCGGTCAGAACATCCGCGACGTCGGCCCCGACAGTCACCAGGTGAAGGCCGGTACCCCCACCATGGGCGGGCTGCTCATCCTCTTCGCCCTGATGACCTCCACCCTGCTGTGGGCCAACCTGGAGAATTTCTACGTCTGGCTGGTGCTCCTCACCACCGCCGCCTTCGGCGCCATCGGCTTTGCCGACGACTGGCTCAAGGTGCGCAACCGGCGCAATCTGGGCCTGACGGCGCGGACCAAATTCCTCCTCCAAGCGCTGGCGGCGGGAGCTGCCGGAGTCTGCTTGCTGATGTGGGCGCCGGACGATCCCCTGCGGGCCACCCTCACCTTCCCGTTCTTCAAGAACATCATGCTCTATCTGGGCGCGTTCTACGTGCCGTTCATGATGTTGGTGCTGGTGGGCTGCTCCAACGCCGTCAACCTCACCGACGGCCTCGACGGGTTGGCCACCGGCGCCACCCTCATCGCCGCCAGCACCTACGCCATCCTGACCTATGTGGCAGGCCATCGCCTGGTGGCGGAGTACCTCCAGGTGGCCTATGTGGCGGGCCTCGGCGAAGTGGCCATCTTCTGCGCCGCCTTGAGCGGGGCGAGCCTGGGCTTCCTGTGGTTCAACGCCCACCCGGCGGAAGTCTTCATGGGGGACGTGGGCTCGCTGTCCATCGGCGCCGCCATCGGCAGCGTCGCCGTCCTCGCCAAGCAGGAGCTCCTGCTGGTGGTGGTGGGCGGCCTCTTCGTCATGGAGGCCCTGTCGGTAATTCTGCAGGTGACCTCGTTCAAACTCACCGGACGGCGCATCTTCCGCATGGCGCCGCTCCATCACCATTTCGAGCTCGCCGGCTGGGCGGAACCGAAGATCATCGTGCGCTTCTGGATTCTGGCGCTGATCTTCGGCCTCATGGGCCTGGCCACGCTCAAACTGCGCTGA
- a CDS encoding UDP-N-acetylmuramoyl-L-alanyl-D-glutamate--2,6-diaminopimelate ligase produces the protein MERGAKSGPGVGLEELVRGLPLESPEAPVNVRGVTHDSRSVEPGDLFVALVGEQHDGRRYAQQAVQQGAVAVLGEGNAPPKIDVPWIAAKADPRTMLGPLAARIYGHPDREMTTVGVTGTNGKSTVTALAAAVLDAAGRPAGMIGTLGYRFRDLSFPGERTTPEASDLFRMLRRMVDAGARAAAIEVSSHALAMGRVAGAAFDVAVFTNLTRDHFDFHDGFEDYFAAKRRIFDQLKDGGRAVVCIDDPYGRRLAEEIPGALTYGENGEVRLSDVQLGADGSRAVAHTPRGDLRFKSPLVGSFNLANLTAVVAVAEALELPHEAVMRGFEQREPLPGRLEPVKLPSHPAQGSDRPARDLPVQVYIDFAHTPAALEALLVAARQLTHEQLVLVFGCGGDRDPGKRPQMGEIAGKLADLPIVTSDNPRTEDPLAIIADVEQGLKASGNTHYRVMPDRHEAIRRAVAVAQPGAVVLVAGKGCEEYQIVGERRTPFSDREEIVRALEDRFGRDGGR, from the coding sequence ATGGAACGGGGCGCAAAGAGCGGGCCCGGCGTCGGCCTCGAGGAGCTGGTGCGCGGCTTGCCCTTGGAGTCGCCCGAGGCACCGGTGAACGTTCGCGGAGTCACCCACGACTCCCGCAGCGTCGAGCCCGGCGACCTCTTCGTCGCCCTGGTGGGAGAGCAGCACGACGGCCGCCGCTATGCTCAGCAGGCGGTGCAGCAGGGCGCCGTGGCGGTGCTCGGGGAAGGGAACGCCCCGCCCAAGATCGATGTCCCCTGGATCGCCGCCAAGGCCGATCCGCGCACGATGCTGGGGCCGCTGGCAGCACGCATCTACGGCCACCCGGACCGCGAGATGACCACCGTCGGTGTCACCGGTACCAACGGCAAATCCACCGTCACCGCCCTCGCCGCCGCGGTGCTCGACGCCGCCGGCCGCCCGGCGGGGATGATCGGCACCCTGGGTTATCGCTTTCGCGACCTGAGCTTCCCGGGAGAGCGCACCACCCCGGAGGCCTCCGACCTCTTCCGCATGCTGCGCCGCATGGTCGACGCCGGAGCCCGCGCTGCGGCCATTGAAGTTTCGTCCCACGCCCTGGCCATGGGCCGGGTCGCCGGCGCCGCCTTCGACGTCGCGGTGTTTACCAACCTGACCCGAGACCACTTCGACTTCCACGATGGTTTCGAAGATTATTTCGCCGCCAAGCGCCGCATCTTCGACCAGCTCAAGGACGGCGGTCGGGCGGTGGTGTGCATCGACGACCCTTACGGCCGACGGCTGGCGGAGGAGATCCCCGGCGCCCTGACCTACGGCGAGAACGGCGAGGTGCGCCTCTCCGACGTCCAGCTGGGGGCCGATGGCAGCCGTGCCGTGGCCCATACCCCGCGGGGGGATCTGCGCTTCAAGTCGCCGCTGGTAGGCAGCTTCAACCTCGCCAACCTCACCGCCGTGGTGGCCGTGGCGGAGGCTCTGGAGCTGCCTCACGAGGCGGTGATGCGGGGCTTCGAACAGCGCGAGCCCCTCCCCGGCCGCCTCGAGCCGGTGAAGCTACCCAGCCATCCCGCGCAAGGGAGCGACCGGCCGGCGCGGGATCTTCCCGTGCAGGTGTACATCGACTTCGCCCACACCCCGGCGGCGCTGGAGGCCCTGTTGGTAGCGGCCCGTCAGCTCACCCACGAGCAATTGGTGCTGGTCTTCGGCTGTGGCGGCGACCGGGATCCGGGCAAGCGACCGCAGATGGGAGAGATCGCCGGCAAGCTGGCGGACCTGCCCATCGTTACCTCCGACAATCCGCGCACCGAGGATCCGTTGGCGATCATCGCCGACGTGGAGCAGGGCCTCAAGGCCAGCGGCAACACCCACTACCGAGTGATGCCGGACCGCCACGAAGCCATCCGCCGGGCGGTAGCGGTGGCGCAGCCGGGAGCGGTGGTGCTGGTGGCCGGCAAGGGCTGCGAGGAGTACCAGATCGTAGGGGAGCGGCGGACGCCGTTCTCCGACCGCGAGGAGATCGTCCGCGCTCTGGAGGACCGTTTTGGTCGAGATGGCGGTCGCTGA
- the murD gene encoding UDP-N-acetylmuramoyl-L-alanine--D-glutamate ligase, whose amino-acid sequence MSSPTPALQPVRGEDLHRRWGGPRPWRRVLVYGLGLSGRSAARLLLASGLAVVAVDRRQAPELELGELAEADGFQLLPGGEEGALPKDLDAVVLSPGVPADRPLLAAARQGKLPVISEAELALAWIRGPVLAITGTNGKSTTTELAGAMLRAAGLEVEVCGNIGAPVTERVLAGAHRAFVVELSSFQLESMPTLRPRAAALLNLAPDHLDRYPDLAAYGAAKAQIFAHQEPGDWAVVNGDDPQVLALVHDLKARRRSFSRREAVQDGCRLEGEDVVEHSPGAEPRLLFSRDQLPLAGAHNLENAMAAALLARALDAQPEHLQAALGEFRGLPHRMQRVAEIAGVTYFDDSKGTNVAAAVKSLEGLPDGRVHLILGGRHKGDDLAPLARLAAVKAQRVYLIGEAAEEMSTALGSAVAQEHSGTLEAAVSSAARRARSGDVVLLSPACASFDQFTSFAHRGQRFQELVQKLEQDLEGGQHG is encoded by the coding sequence ATGAGCTCCCCCACCCCCGCTCTCCAACCCGTCCGCGGCGAAGACCTCCATCGCCGCTGGGGCGGCCCGCGCCCGTGGCGCCGGGTGCTGGTCTACGGCCTCGGCCTGTCCGGGCGTTCGGCGGCGCGGCTGCTGCTGGCCAGCGGGCTGGCGGTGGTGGCGGTGGACCGTCGGCAGGCGCCAGAGCTGGAGCTCGGCGAGCTGGCGGAGGCGGATGGCTTCCAGCTCCTACCAGGCGGCGAAGAGGGGGCCCTGCCAAAAGACCTCGACGCCGTAGTGCTGAGCCCCGGCGTGCCGGCGGACCGGCCGTTGCTCGCCGCCGCCCGCCAGGGGAAGCTGCCGGTGATCTCCGAGGCGGAGCTGGCCCTGGCGTGGATCCGCGGGCCGGTTTTGGCCATCACCGGCACCAACGGCAAGAGCACCACCACCGAGCTCGCCGGCGCCATGCTGCGCGCCGCGGGGCTGGAGGTCGAGGTGTGCGGCAATATCGGCGCGCCGGTGACGGAGCGGGTGCTGGCCGGTGCTCACCGCGCCTTCGTGGTGGAGCTGTCGAGCTTCCAGCTGGAGTCCATGCCCACCCTGCGGCCGCGGGCGGCGGCGCTCCTCAATCTAGCCCCGGACCATCTGGACCGCTATCCCGACCTGGCCGCTTACGGCGCCGCCAAAGCGCAGATTTTCGCCCACCAGGAGCCCGGCGACTGGGCGGTGGTCAACGGCGACGATCCCCAGGTGCTCGCCCTGGTGCACGATCTCAAAGCCCGGCGGCGCTCCTTCTCCCGCCGCGAGGCGGTGCAGGACGGCTGCCGCCTGGAAGGGGAGGACGTGGTGGAGCACAGCCCCGGTGCCGAGCCCCGGCTGCTCTTCTCCCGCGATCAGCTGCCCCTGGCCGGCGCCCACAATCTGGAGAACGCCATGGCCGCGGCGCTGCTGGCCCGTGCCCTGGACGCCCAGCCGGAACATCTCCAGGCGGCCCTGGGAGAGTTCCGGGGCCTGCCTCACCGCATGCAGCGGGTGGCGGAGATCGCCGGCGTCACCTACTTCGACGACTCCAAGGGCACCAACGTCGCCGCCGCGGTGAAATCCCTCGAAGGCCTCCCCGACGGCCGGGTGCACCTGATCCTCGGCGGCCGCCACAAAGGCGACGACCTGGCACCTCTGGCTCGCCTGGCAGCGGTCAAAGCACAGCGGGTCTACCTCATCGGCGAAGCGGCGGAGGAAATGTCCACCGCCCTCGGCAGCGCTGTTGCCCAGGAGCACTCCGGCACTCTCGAAGCGGCGGTCTCCTCCGCCGCCCGGCGAGCCCGCTCCGGCGACGTAGTGCTGCTCTCCCCGGCCTGCGCCAGCTTCGACCAATTCACCAGCTTCGCCCACCGCGGACAACGCTTCCAGGAATTGGTGCAGAAGCTAGAGCAGGATCTCGAAGGAGGGCAGCATGGCTAA